A stretch of the Opisthocomus hoazin isolate bOpiHoa1 chromosome 2, bOpiHoa1.hap1, whole genome shotgun sequence genome encodes the following:
- the GPR75 gene encoding putative G-protein coupled receptor 75, with amino-acid sequence MNASGRLPAGGEEESPGASLAPLLPLGGNGSAGGGAGELREGTHAATLAACASLLALVFCLGSYGNLIVLLSFFDPALRKFRTNFDFMILNLSFCDLFICGVAAPMFAFVLFFDSARGVPGAFCFAFHLTSSGFIIMSLKTVAVIALHRLRMVLGKQPHRAASFPCTLLLTLLLWATSFTLATLATLKTRGSRLCLPMSSFASGEGKIILYLYVTDFICCVAVVSVSYVMIAQALRRNAQVRKCPPMVAVDTSRPQPFAGPPATGAREGVQSAVPALYRNQSYSKPQHVQTHGYATHLGQPPATTASRLQLVSAVNLSTAKDSRAVVTCVVIVLSVLVCCLPLGISLVQDMLSSSGGFVLYQFELCGFTLIFFKSGLNPFIYSRNSAGLRRRVLWCLQYVALVFFCCKQKTRLQAMGKGSLEVNRNKSSHHETNSAYMLSPKPQKKFVDQACGPSHSKESVLSPKASVGHQHYAQSSSTPMNTRIEPYYSIYNSSPSQEASTPNSLQPVNSTFGFAKSYIAMHYHTTNDLVRDHDSASTKQIPVPSV; translated from the coding sequence ATGAACGCGtcggggcggctgccggcggggggcGAGGAGGAGTCCCCCGGGGCCTCGCTGGCGCCGCTGCTGCCGCTGGGCGGGAACggcagcgcgggcggcggcgccggggagCTGCGGGAGGGGACCCACGCCGCCACCCTGGCGGCCTGTGCCTCCCTGCTGGCCCTGGTCTTCTGCCTGGGCTCCTACGGCAACCTCATCGTCCTCCTGTCCTTCTTCGACCCGGCCCTCAGGAAATTCAGGACCAACTTCGACTTCATGATCCTCAACCTCTCCTTCTGCGACCTGTTCATCTGCGGGGTGGCCGCCCCCATGTTTGCCTTCGTCCTCTTCTTTGACTCGGCCCGAGGTGTCCCCGGCGCCTTCTGCTTCGCCTTCCACCTCACCAGCTCGGGCTTCATCATCATGTCGCTCAAGACGGTGGCGGTCATCGCCCTGCACCGGCTGCGCATGGTGCTGGGGAAGCAGCCGCACCGCGCCGCCTCCTTCCCCTGCACcctcctcctcaccctgctgctgtGGGCCACCAGCTTCACCCTGGCCACCCTGGCCACCCTGAAAACCCGCGGCTCTCGCCTCTGCCTGCCCATGTCCAGCTTCGCCAGCGGCGAGGGGAAGATCATCCTCTACCTTTACGTCACCGACTTCATTTGCTGCGTGGCTGTGGTGTCCGTCTCCTACGTCATGATCGCCCAGGCCCTGCGGAGGAACGCCCAGGTGAGGAAATGCCCGCCCATGGTGGCCGTGGACACCTCCAGACCGCAGCCCTTCGCGGGGCCCCCGGCCACCGGGGCCAGGGAGGGCGTGCAGAGCGCCGTGCCCGCCTTGTACAGGAACCAGAGCTACAGCAAGCCGCAGCACGTCCAGACGCACGGCTACGCCACGCACCTTGGCCAGCCGCCGGCCACCACTGCCAGCCGGCTCCAGCTGGTGTCGGCGGTCAACCTGTCCACGGCCAAGGACTCCAGGGCAGTGGTGACGTGCGTTGTCATCGTGCTCTCCGTCTTGGTTTGCTGCCTGCCCCTGGGCATCTCTTTGGTGCAGGACATGCTGTCCAGCAGCGGTGGCTTTGTTCTCTACCAGTTTGAATTGTGTGGGTTTACCctcatttttttcaaatctggATTAAATCCTTTTATATATTCCCGCAACAGTGCAGGACTTCGGAGACGAGTCCTCTGGTGCCTGCAGTACGTAGCCCTTGTCTTTTTCTGCTGCAAGCAGAAGACGAGGCTTCAGGCCATGGGCAAAGGCAGCCTGGAAGTCAACAGGAACAAGTCATCCCATCACGAGACCAATTCAGCGTACATGTTGTCTCCAAAACCTCAGAAAAAGTTTGTGGACCAAGCCTGTGGCCCTAGTCACTCCAAGGAAAGCGTGCTGAGTCCCAAGGCTTCTGTCGGGCATCAGCACtatgcacagagcagctcaaCCCCCATGAACACCCGAATCGAGCCCTATTACAGTATCTACAACAGCAGCCCTTCCCAGGAAGCAAGCACCCCGAATAGCTTGCAGCCAGTGAACTCGACTTTCGGGTTTGCCAAATCCTACATTGCCATGCATTATCACACCACTAACGACTTGGTGCGAGACCACGACAGTGCTTCGACTAAGCAGATACCAGTGCCCTCGGTGTAA